The Methanomassiliicoccus sp. DNA window CAAACCTATATGAAAAAGTGGTATCGAGCCAGATGAACGACCGTTGAATAATTTCACCTTCCTATAGGTACTATAGAGCTGCATTATTCAAGGAATTATTCTGGGTAGGGAAGAAAGCTCGAAGGGAACAGTTTCTTTTAAAAAATGTAACTCGATAAGTTCGAGGGGATTGAGATTCCAACTTGTTTCGTGATTTGCCCTATAGGAGAGAATGGCACAGAGACTAGGCAACATGCTAACCTGACATTGGAATACGTTATAGAGCCAGTGGTCAAGCCTCTTGGTTATGATGTTGAAAGGTCTGATACCTTACCTAATCCTGGCATGATAACTGGTCAAGTCATTGATAAGCTTCTAACTTGCGAGTTGGTGTTAGCGGATTTATCATTCCACAACCCAAATGTCTTTTATGAACTGGCCATTCGCCATATGACTGATTTGCCCGTCATTCAGATGATAAGTCCTTTTGGAAAAAATATTCCATTTGATATCAGGGATATGAGAACGGTATATTTTGGAACTGATCTTCCTTCATGTGATGCTGGTAAAAAAGAACTTCAAAAACAAGTAAGTGAAATCATAGGTGCTCCTGGCAAAATAATCGACAACCCCATAAGACAAGCGTTGAATGGTAGAAAATTCAAGGAGTGGGCAGAGAAGCAGATGAGCGCTGGCACATCAGGCAATCTTGACAAGGCGTTCATGGCACGAATGGTCAGTTTGATGGATGATGTAAAGAATATCAAAGAAACATTAAGTAATAACCCAGTCGGCGCCATAGCTCCGAATCAGGAGATTGATCGAGCCCAATCGGCTCCAAAGAAAATGAAGGTCGTTCAAACTAACACCTATCATCGACCTGGTTTGAAGATAAATGAACTCGACCTTTCGGGCATGATTGAGACTGTCCAGCTTATGATATCTTCAGATGGGTCGTATAAATCATGGCAGGTGCACTTGACCGGAATCGAATCGGAGGCTTCGAGGATGTTATTCGACTTAATTAAGGCTACAAAATCGGCTGTAGATCTTGAGGTTGAACAAAGAGATCCTGCATCCAATGACTCCTCGTTTTCTGGACTAACTATTATCAGCAACGTACGATCATCGTTGGACACGGCACAATCAAAGGCGATACTTACGGGAACGGGCCCCCTTAAGTTTAAAACTGGTTAGAAGCCAGCCATGTCAGAAATAGAAGAAATCGTTTCACTTCCGGCCCATCCGGCCGGACAGTCCTTTCTCCGTTATCTTCCTCATCACCTCCTCTTGTCCGACGCTAAAGAACTCCTCCAGCGCTAGGTCGGCGAGGTCGGACTTCTTGACCCTTAAAAGCGTGTAAAACTTCTCCAGCCTGACGGCTTGTTTCGGACTGATCCTAATCTGGATGGTAACGACCTTGCTTTCTTCCGCCTCGGAGATCACTTCGTATCCCTCCACTGGCGGACCATCGTTACGATCTCGTCCGCTGGTCTTGATAGGAAGAGGTCGACGGCGAGAGCGACGACTTCAGACTTATGACAACCTTTGATGCGGTCCAGCTTGGTCAAGGCGGCCTCTTGTTCTATCGGCAGTTTAACTTTGACGACCGTTTCTTTCTTCGCCTCGGCCATCACGTCGACCGCCTCCTTTTCCTCAAGCGTTCGGCAACGATAACCACGAGCGATAGAGAGAGCATCACCAGGACAGTGAACACCAAGGAGAGCCAAACATGCTCCCAAGAGTTCACGGCGACCGCCTCCTATCTCCCTCGTTTCCCGGAGCTAAAAGGAGATGGTTTTTGCTCATGCCGAATCACCACCCTCGCCGTTCGATGCTGGCTGAGGTAAAAGGGGGGGTGGGGTTCGGACGACTCCTTTTTTCTTGCCCGCATCCGAGCGTTTCTTCCTCGGCTTCTTGTCCTTGCTTCCCTTCGGCCGGTGACAGAGCTTGCCCTCAGCAAGAGCACGAGCAGTCCCTTCCTTCGATCTCTCCAAGGTAAGTTCCCGCTCGAACTCCGCTAGTCCGGACAGGAAGCTAAGAACGAACTTACCGAACGCTCCCCCGGTGTGTATGTCCTGCTCGGAGCATTCGAGGACCACATGATACCGGTCCAGTTCCTCCAGAGTGTTGAACAGGTTCTTGGTCGACCGCATGAACCTGTCGACCCTGGTTACAAAGAGGATGCCGAAGCATCCCGCCTTGGCGTCCAGCATCAACCGCTGGAAGGCTGGCCTGTTAGGATTCTTTCCGCTGGCGAAGTCAATGTATTCCTTGTAGACCTCCCAACCCCTCGCCTGGGCGATCTGACGAAGCCTGAAGAGCTGCGTCTCCGGATTCTGCCCCTGGTCGTTGGTCGAGACCCTAGCGTAGAGAGCGACCTTCACGCAACCACCCCAGGAACAGTTACAAATACGGATGCGGTCGGCACGCCCACGTCGGGGTGATAAGAATAGGTCCGATACGTTTGGATTCGAATCTTTTCAGAATGAAGGACTTTGAGACGCCACAGGAAGCCAGCAGCCACATCTACTACCTGTATCGCAGGGCGGAGCTTGTGAATGATTTGGGCAATGAATATGCCAACACAGCACCTAACATCGCGGCAGTTACCGATGGCGGAAGAGTGGCCGCTCTCCGAGACATGGTCACGAAGGAAGAGATCGGGACCATCTGGAGTGAATAGGACTGAACGATTCACTGCCCATCCCTCCCCGGCAGTGGAGGAATGATTACAAACTCGGTCGGAGGGGCCGAGAGCTTTTTCATCCTGTGCCAGATGGCCAGGGCCAGAAAAAGAGGAGAGGCGACGATGACCAACAGAATGGAGACAGCTCGAACCGGAGAGATCATCCGAACATCACCTCTTCATCCAGCGAAGCGATAGCAGGGTCTCTGGGAGCTTGTGGTTGGCCTTTGCGTTGCATCTCCAACCTCTGATACTCCATCGTCCTGGCCTGGAACTCGGTGAAGTTATCGAGCGCTTTCCATGTCTCCTTTAACCGGCCGAGAACGCGAAGCCGTAAGGCGTCCAGCTCTTCCTCTTCCGCTTGGATTCTCGCCTGTATGTCGGCCAGCTCCTCCTCCATCGCGTCGTGGCTTTCCTTAGCGGTCAAGAGGAAACGAGCGTTGGAGATGTTGGCCTGAGCGAACTCGATCTCCGTGTCTCCCTTAGAATGGTCGATGATGACGCCCGGATGATCGGCGAAGCCAGCAAGGTTCTTAGGCAGGTGCTTGAGCAGTTCAGGATTGCTGTAGGCAAAGTACACTTGCCCGACCATCTTGCCGACCCTACAGCCCCTAATACGGTCGAACTTCCAGCCGCCATGACGCTCAAGGAAGTCCAGCACGCCGAACACTTCCTTATCGAAGAAGTGAACAGGGTAGTCCTTCCCGGCGTCGATGTCAGCGGCCGTAAGATGAATGCGAGGCGGGTATACGTGCAGATTACGCAGGTTCGGCGTGATCCTGAGCTGAAGTACAACGGAGTAATCCCATCCAGGTATCCTAAGCTCGGTCGTCCATCTCCAATTGTTATGGTACCCCTCCTCGCCCCCCAGGTCGCACGGCTCTACAAACAGGGGAATTTCGATGGCGTCCTTCCCCGGCTCGGCAACGGAGATCACTTTCTGCTCACCGAGCTTGGTGATAGGAAAGACGATATGCCCATGCATATGCGCTTCTAGCGTTTCGATGTCATACTGTTCGAGACGAATAGACGCCGGAGGAGAGGTTGAGGCGATCGCAGAAGGCATGACAGGGGGTCTGTCAACCGGTTGAGGACTAGGTTGAGCCCCTGAGCCAGTATCCTCTTCCTCGGCAACTTTCGCCGAGATCGGCCTTGCCTCCTCAAAGAACCTTGCTTTCGGCCCCCGTTCATACAAACCGGTGCCGTCGATCGGCCTCAAAATCTTCTCATCGAGGAGCTTATTCTTTTGTCTTCTTACCGCTTCCTCGGAGATATCCAGTATCCGAGCGACGTCTGCCTGTATATGCCCCTCAACGAACAGCTCATAAATTTGGCGTCGGCGGGGGGTGGTTTTCACGGTGATGATGCTAATTCACCCCCCGACCCTCAACGGCTTCCTCAAGGGGTTGAGTTGAGGGTTGAGCCGTGAAAAAAAGAGGTTGAGTTTGCTGGCTCATCAAAATGACAGCCTTTTCGGAGGTTGAGCCGTGTGGTTGAGTGTCATGGTTGAGACCATGACGGCCAGCGTAGTTGAGAATAGGTTGAGACTTGGTTGAGACGAGGTTGAGCCTCATTCCCATCCCTCCCGGTGAAAGCCTTGACGAATGAGCCTAGCAGCGTACGCCCGAGGAGGCCATAGCGGCCGGTCTTCTCTGACCACTCGGCCGTTAGGCTCGGTCCAGGTGGCCACGTCCTTACCCAGCTTTACCTGGGTGCCGTCCGAGTGCGTGAGGACGATATCCTTCATTCCTTCGCCTCCGCTATTGCGGCTCTGACGGTCTCAGGCGTGAGCAAGTAGGCAACAGAACCGTTGAGAGTCCCGGCACGACGGACGAACGGACAACAGCGCACGATCTGGAGCGCACCCCTCCGTTCAAAATATCTTGAATGTTCGTCCCGAACTTGTCTGAAGACATCGACGGCGGTGAACTTGCTCAGCCGTATGCAAGCATCGAGGAGTAGCCTCTGTTTGAGGTCGAGGTCATCGAACATTGCTGGTCTCTGGACCTTCGGCTTGTGGTCCAAAAGAGCCTCGGCTTCAATGTTCTTTCGAGAGAGCATCACCAGGAAGTTCACCACCTTCCCGATCTCCATCGCATCCAAGCCCTCGCGCCTCAGGCTGTTGAAGACCTCCATCGCCTCCTGATAACAGGGGTCTTTCATGGGGTCCTTGTTGAGCGAGGGGAAGGCTACTGGCATTTCGCTAATGGACTCGTCCATCAAGCATCACGCCCCTTGAACCGACGCTGGACGCCTCGTATCAGGAGTCTCATAGGTAAGACAAAAAAGAGTTCAAACCGCCACACGATCTTGTTGAGGGAGTGAGCGGTCATCATTCATCCTCCGAAGGATTGAACACCTGGCCGTCCGGCCTCCGGATGAAGTCCGGGCAGGGAACTTTCTTCTCCTCCCGACCGGCGAACCGTCTCTTCGTGCATCGGTCCCAATGCCCGTTGTAACGAGAGCAATGCAGCTTCCTCGCCTCGTCGTGACAGAAAGCGCAATGCATCTTCCGTATGCGGACCTTGTGAACGCCTACCGCCTCGATAACGCTGGCCAGCTTGGAGAGCTTCAAATCGAACACCTCCCCCGGCCTTCGAGCCTTGCCCGCTCGATGATCTCCCGCTGGTGTGGTGGAAGCTCACAGAACTTGAGGCTCTTCTTGGTCGGATTGGCTTGGTACTCTCTCAGCGATTCCTCGCCCTCGTGTTCAAGGATGAAGAGTTCAAGCGCGATCTGGTCCTCTTCCGCTTCGGTCCTCGTTGGAACAGGTATCGAGACAGGAGGACGAGCCATCGCTTCAAGGCGAAGGTATGCTTCGGTGCAAGCTGAGGTGTCGGTTATACTAACACCTCCTGTCGTGTGCTCTTCGGCCTACAATGACCGTTCTCGGACCTCGGCCGCATCTTCCCTAGCGACCGGCCGTCAACGAAGCCGGTAGAGGCGGCAAAGCGCTTGCAGGGCGGGCAAGAATCGCAACTGTCGCCTTTACAGCGCTTCGTCATCTCCTTGCACGCTTCGATCTCCTTGCCGTCGCCGTCTACGTATTGACAGCCCTCGCAACAATCGTTGAAGGGGATTTCCTCGCTCAAATGGCCGCCCCCTTGGTCTTAAGAACATGGTTGGAGGCAACCCATTTCCGGTTGGATTCAATGAGGGTTTCTAGGTTTTTTACAAAGGCTTGGTTGGGCCAGTTTGGGCAGACACCCTCTAATCCCAGTGCCCCCACTCCTTCCCCTGGCTCACGGCAGTATTGCCGTGAGCACTTTTGTACATTTTTGACTATCTAGCTCTAATAATTGGGTAACAATGTGATTAGGAGAAAGTGATCATCCATTATGTGGACCGTCCCTAGTCCCGCCCCCTGCTCCTTCCCCCCAGGATGTACATTGATATCGCAGTGAACGGCGAGATGATGGCGGCAACAATCCACTCGAAGGTCGAGCCTTCGACCTCCCAACCCGTGGTTGAAAAATTGAATATGCCGATGGCCGCGATCACCATCACTATCACGGAGATGACGACGCTCAGGCTGAGCAATGGCTGTATCGATGAGGAGACTTGCGAGAACAAAAGAAACGCAGCCAAAATCGAAATGATGGCGAGAGCCAGAGCCACGCATGAGACTACTTGCT harbors:
- a CDS encoding recombinase family protein gives rise to the protein MKVALYARVSTNDQGQNPETQLFRLRQIAQARGWEVYKEYIDFASGKNPNRPAFQRLMLDAKAGCFGILFVTRVDRFMRSTKNLFNTLEELDRYHVVLECSEQDIHTGGAFGKFVLSFLSGLAEFERELTLERSKEGTARALAEGKLCHRPKGSKDKKPRKKRSDAGKKKGVVRTPPPLLPQPASNGEGGDSA